In one window of Bacteroidota bacterium DNA:
- the gyrB gene encoding DNA topoisomerase (ATP-hydrolyzing) subunit B, whose protein sequence is MTEIENNNNGVTGYSADSIQVLEGLEAVRKRPAMYIGDVSTKGLHHLVYEVVDNSIDEALVGYCNNIDVSINADCSITVIDDGRGIPIDFHEKEQKSALEVVMTVLHAGGKFDKDSYKVSGGLHGVGVSCVNGLSSHLAAEIHREGYIYKQEYEFGKPLYDVKKIGTTEKTGTIITFYPDASIFTTTVYNFEILETRLRELAFLNKGIKLSIVDKREKIENGNNESDYRQKTFLSKDGLKEFVEFLDANRERLIQDTINIETTKHDVPVEIAMQYNTSYGENIHSYVNNINTHEGGTHLTGFRRGLTRTLKNYADKSGMLTKLKFDISGDDFREGLTAVISVKVQEPQFEGQTKTKLGNSEISSVVDQAVSELLSNYLEENPKDARTIVQKVILAATARHAARKARELVQRKNILGGAGLPGKLADCSERDPTLCEVFFVEGDSAGGTAKQGRDRKFQAIMPLRGKILNVEKAMMHKIFENEEIKNIYTALGVSIGTAEDSKALNLEKIRYHKVVIMTDADVDGSHITTLIMTFFFRYMLELIERGYLYIATPPLYLVKKGKQQQYCWSEEERIAFINEIGKGSESGVHIQRYKGLGEMNAEQLWETTMNPERRTLRQVTIDSAAEADRIFSMLMGDEVPPRRAFIEQHAKYANIDI, encoded by the coding sequence ATGACTGAAATAGAAAACAATAATAATGGCGTAACTGGATATTCTGCTGATAGTATTCAGGTTCTTGAAGGATTAGAGGCTGTAAGAAAACGACCTGCAATGTATATTGGCGATGTAAGTACAAAAGGACTACATCATTTGGTATATGAGGTTGTAGATAATTCCATTGATGAGGCACTAGTAGGATATTGTAATAATATAGATGTTTCTATAAATGCAGATTGTTCAATAACAGTCATTGACGATGGACGAGGCATTCCTATAGATTTTCACGAAAAAGAACAAAAATCTGCTTTAGAGGTTGTAATGACTGTACTTCATGCAGGTGGAAAATTCGATAAGGACTCATATAAAGTTTCAGGAGGTTTGCATGGTGTAGGTGTGTCTTGTGTAAATGGATTGTCATCCCATTTAGCTGCAGAAATACACAGAGAAGGATATATATATAAGCAAGAATACGAATTCGGTAAACCACTCTATGATGTTAAAAAAATTGGTACAACAGAAAAAACTGGAACGATAATTACATTTTATCCCGATGCTTCCATTTTCACAACTACTGTTTATAATTTTGAAATTCTTGAAACCCGACTTCGAGAATTAGCATTTCTCAATAAAGGGATAAAACTTTCTATCGTTGATAAACGAGAAAAAATTGAAAATGGAAATAATGAAAGTGATTATAGGCAAAAAACATTTCTTTCAAAAGATGGTCTAAAAGAATTTGTTGAATTTTTAGATGCAAATAGAGAGAGATTAATTCAGGATACAATAAATATTGAAACTACGAAACACGATGTTCCTGTTGAAATTGCTATGCAGTACAATACTTCTTATGGCGAAAATATTCATTCATATGTAAATAATATAAATACACATGAAGGAGGAACACACCTTACTGGTTTCCGGCGAGGATTGACCAGAACCTTAAAAAACTATGCCGATAAATCCGGAATGCTTACAAAACTAAAGTTTGATATTAGTGGAGACGATTTTCGTGAAGGACTAACAGCTGTAATTTCAGTAAAAGTTCAAGAACCTCAATTCGAAGGACAAACCAAAACAAAACTTGGAAACTCAGAAATTAGTAGTGTTGTAGATCAGGCTGTTAGCGAACTTTTGTCGAATTATCTCGAAGAAAATCCGAAAGATGCCAGAACAATTGTACAGAAAGTAATTCTTGCGGCAACAGCTCGTCATGCCGCTCGGAAAGCCAGAGAATTAGTTCAACGAAAAAATATTCTTGGTGGTGCCGGTTTGCCCGGAAAACTTGCCGATTGTTCGGAAAGAGATCCGACACTTTGCGAAGTATTTTTTGTTGAGGGCGATTCGGCGGGAGGTACTGCTAAACAAGGTAGAGATAGAAAATTTCAAGCAATAATGCCGCTTCGTGGAAAAATTTTGAATGTTGAAAAAGCAATGATGCATAAGATATTTGAAAATGAAGAAATAAAAAATATTTACACTGCCCTCGGTGTTTCAATCGGGACTGCAGAAGATAGCAAGGCTTTAAACCTCGAAAAAATACGTTATCATAAAGTTGTAATTATGACCGATGCGGATGTTGATGGCAGCCACATTACAACATTGATTATGACTTTCTTTTTCAGATATATGCTGGAACTTATTGAGCGAGGTTATCTTTATATTGCAACCCCACCATTATATCTTGTGAAAAAAGGCAAACAACAACAATATTGCTGGAGCGAAGAAGAGAGAATTGCATTTATAAATGAAATTGGTAAAGGCTCGGAAAGTGGAGTACATATTCAACGATACAAAGGACTTGGTGAAATGAATGCCGAACAATTGTGGGAAACTACCATGAATCCTGAGAGAAGGACCTTACGGCAAGTTACCATTGACAGTGCTGCTGAAGCCGACAGGATTTTCTCTATGCTTATGGGCGACGAAGTTCCACCAAGAAGAGCATTTATTGAGCAACATGCAAAATATGCTAACATTGATATTTAA
- a CDS encoding S8 family serine peptidase, with protein MMKYKIILVFFSLSFVVNAQVAPNKYRIYFTDKTNTPYSIQNPENFLSERAIQRRINQNIPIIENDLPVDPVYVDSLISLGLEILNTSKWMNTAVVFSTDTALLDTIQNLGFVSDLYKSALLYENKTTKNKFGYQIKNESFATDSFILFDYGAASNQIKMLNGHILHNQGFQGQGKIIAVIDAGFYHTDILPAFDSLWANNQIIGTRDFVDGGTVSFSGHTHGMMVLSTIGANIPGEFIGTAPKAKFWLLRSEDGATEYVIEEDNWVSAAEFADSAGVDIINTSLGYNTFNDPSQNHTYSDLDGNTTVISVGADIAASKGMLVVVSAGNSGGGSWQYVTAPADADSVLSVGAVDENEVYVGFSSTGPTPDGRIKPNVAAKGYGATIQSTGGQVSSGSGTSFASPIIAGMAACLWQANTDLTNMEILHAIEESSDQFFSPDSLKGYGVPDFAASNLVLQNIEYDDFYNENHTKTFPNPFTNQINIEFYSVDSQYINIVVVDLLGKIVKEYSVSLKLTSYNKVCLNNLQDLQNGIYFVKISTNLRSYQSKLIKVSK; from the coding sequence ATGATGAAATATAAGATAATTTTAGTCTTTTTTAGCTTAAGTTTTGTAGTAAATGCTCAAGTAGCTCCAAACAAATATAGAATATATTTTACAGATAAAACAAATACCCCCTATTCTATTCAGAATCCTGAAAATTTTTTATCGGAACGAGCCATTCAGAGAAGAATTAACCAGAATATTCCCATAATTGAAAATGATTTACCCGTAGATCCTGTTTATGTTGACAGTTTGATATCTTTAGGATTGGAAATCCTTAACACATCGAAATGGATGAACACTGCCGTTGTTTTCTCAACAGATACTGCACTTTTAGACACTATTCAAAATTTAGGTTTCGTTTCAGATTTATACAAATCTGCTTTACTATATGAAAACAAAACAACTAAAAATAAATTTGGTTATCAAATTAAAAATGAAAGCTTTGCAACAGATAGTTTCATTTTGTTTGACTACGGAGCAGCTTCCAACCAAATAAAAATGCTAAACGGACATATACTGCACAATCAGGGTTTTCAAGGACAGGGAAAAATTATTGCAGTAATCGATGCCGGATTTTATCATACAGATATTTTACCAGCTTTTGATAGTTTGTGGGCTAATAATCAAATAATTGGCACAAGAGATTTTGTCGATGGAGGTACAGTTTCATTTTCTGGACATACTCATGGAATGATGGTACTTTCTACAATAGGTGCAAACATACCGGGCGAATTTATAGGTACAGCTCCAAAAGCAAAATTTTGGCTATTGCGTTCGGAAGATGGTGCTACAGAATATGTAATTGAGGAAGATAATTGGGTTTCTGCAGCAGAATTTGCTGATAGTGCCGGTGTAGATATAATCAATACATCTTTAGGATATAACACTTTCAACGATCCAAGTCAAAATCATACTTATTCTGATTTAGATGGAAATACAACTGTAATTTCTGTTGGAGCTGATATTGCTGCAAGTAAAGGAATGTTAGTAGTTGTTAGTGCCGGAAATAGTGGAGGTGGCTCTTGGCAATATGTTACTGCACCTGCCGATGCCGATAGTGTTTTAAGTGTTGGGGCTGTAGATGAGAATGAAGTTTATGTTGGTTTTAGCTCTACTGGCCCAACTCCTGACGGTAGAATAAAACCAAATGTTGCAGCAAAAGGTTATGGTGCTACGATTCAATCAACGGGAGGTCAAGTTAGTTCAGGAAGTGGAACTTCTTTTGCTAGCCCAATAATTGCTGGTATGGCGGCTTGTTTATGGCAAGCAAACACGGATTTAACAAATATGGAAATACTTCATGCAATTGAAGAAAGTTCCGACCAATTTTTTTCGCCTGATTCATTAAAAGGATATGGTGTACCAGATTTTGCTGCATCGAATTTAGTTTTACAGAATATTGAATATGATGACTTTTACAATGAAAATCATACAAAAACATTTCCTAATCCGTTTACAAATCAAATTAATATAGAATTTTATAGTGTTGATAGTCAGTATATCAATATTGTTGTTGTTGATTTATTAGGAAAAATTGTAAAAGAATATTCTGTCTCTCTTAAATTGACTTCATATAATAAGGTATGCCTTAACAATTTGCAAGACTTACAAAACGGAATATATTTTGTAAAAATTAGTACAAATTTAAGGTCCTATCAATCTAAACTTATAAAAGTAAGTAAGTAA
- a CDS encoding EamA family transporter, protein MNLERKLWQWAILIFLAIIWGSSFILMKKGLDSYTDYQVAAFRIFISFVAFIPLIIKNLKKLSKENVKSLLIVGFIGNAFPAILFAKGQTEISSSLAAMLNTLVPVFTLVIGVIFYKIKTNIVNIFGVLIGLIGAAVLIFYSSNGSFEGNYWYSVLIVVATMFYAINTNEVKSKLQNLSGVSVAALSFLMIGPFAGIYLIFSDFTKASESPDRLLNFGYICALALLSSFTAIIIFNVLIKHTTALFSASVTYIIPVFAIFWGILDNETVSLIQISSVVIIFLGIYLVNKKKGTQS, encoded by the coding sequence ATGAATCTCGAAAGAAAACTATGGCAATGGGCAATACTGATTTTTTTGGCAATTATTTGGGGTTCATCGTTCATTTTAATGAAAAAAGGACTTGATTCTTATACAGATTACCAAGTTGCAGCTTTTCGAATTTTCATTTCTTTTGTAGCTTTTATACCATTGATAATTAAGAATTTAAAAAAGTTATCGAAAGAGAATGTAAAGTCTTTGTTAATTGTTGGTTTCATTGGAAACGCTTTTCCTGCAATACTTTTTGCCAAAGGTCAGACAGAAATAAGTAGTTCGCTTGCAGCAATGTTAAATACCTTAGTTCCTGTATTTACCCTCGTTATTGGTGTTATTTTTTATAAAATTAAAACTAATATAGTAAATATTTTTGGAGTATTGATTGGATTAATTGGAGCTGCTGTTTTAATTTTTTATAGCTCAAATGGATCATTCGAAGGAAATTACTGGTATTCAGTTCTAATAGTTGTTGCAACAATGTTTTATGCAATAAATACAAATGAAGTGAAAAGTAAATTGCAGAATTTAAGCGGAGTTTCAGTAGCTGCATTATCCTTTCTGATGATAGGTCCATTTGCCGGAATTTATCTTATATTTTCAGATTTCACAAAAGCAAGCGAAAGCCCCGATCGTTTATTAAATTTCGGATATATTTGTGCTCTTGCATTATTAAGTTCATTCACAGCTATTATTATTTTTAATGTATTAATAAAACATACAACGGCTTTGTTTTCTGCTTCTGTTACTTATATTATCCCTGTATTTGCGATATTCTGGGGAATATTAGATAATGAAACTGTCAGCTTGATTCAAATATCCTCTGTTGTTATTATTTTTCTCGGAATTTATTTGGTAAACAAAAAAAAAGGAACTCAATCGTAA
- a CDS encoding sigma-70 family RNA polymerase sigma factor → MRQLKITKSITNRESASLDKYLQEIGREELITVEEEVELAQRIKKGDQIALEKLARANLRFVVSVAKQYQNQGLNLPDLINEGNLGLIKAAQKFDETRGFKFISYAVWWIRQSILQALAEQSRIVRLPLNQVGSLNKINKAFSKFEQEFERKPSPEELADALEIPKEKVVDTMRVSGRHVSVDAPFVDGEENSLLDVLINSDSPIADKSLLNESLSREIDRALATLTERERDIIKLFFGISMTEMTLEEIGERFGLTRERVRQIKEKAIRRLRHTSRSKLLKSYLG, encoded by the coding sequence ATGAGACAATTAAAGATAACAAAGTCTATTACAAATAGAGAAAGTGCTTCTCTAGACAAATACTTACAAGAAATTGGCAGGGAGGAACTTATCACTGTTGAAGAGGAAGTTGAATTGGCTCAGAGAATTAAGAAGGGAGACCAAATTGCTTTAGAAAAATTAGCAAGAGCAAACTTACGCTTTGTTGTTTCTGTAGCAAAACAGTACCAAAATCAAGGTTTGAATTTGCCGGATTTAATTAATGAAGGTAATTTAGGATTAATAAAAGCAGCCCAGAAATTCGATGAAACAAGAGGTTTTAAATTTATTTCGTATGCTGTTTGGTGGATTAGACAATCAATATTGCAGGCTTTAGCCGAACAATCCAGAATTGTCAGACTTCCTTTAAATCAGGTAGGATCGCTAAACAAAATAAATAAGGCATTTTCTAAATTCGAACAAGAATTTGAAAGAAAACCATCACCTGAAGAATTGGCCGATGCTTTAGAAATTCCTAAAGAAAAAGTAGTTGATACTATGCGAGTTTCAGGCCGTCATGTTTCTGTGGATGCACCTTTTGTCGATGGCGAAGAAAACAGCTTGTTAGATGTTTTAATTAACAGCGATTCGCCAATTGCCGATAAAAGTTTGCTTAACGAATCTCTAAGCAGAGAAATTGATAGAGCACTTGCTACTCTCACCGAAAGAGAAAGAGATATTATCAAACTATTTTTTGGTATTTCAATGACAGAAATGACATTAGAAGAAATAGGAGAGAGGTTTGGTTTGACCCGCGAAAGAGTCCGTCAAATTAAAGAAAAAGCAATTAGGAGATTAAGACACACATCAAGAAGTAAGCTATTGAAGTCTTATCTTGGATAA